A window of Rhodanobacteraceae bacterium contains these coding sequences:
- a CDS encoding glycosyltransferase family 4 protein, whose translation MTLLPLNHNSGVLVTQLGARRHYAVANAFHSHGYLKKFCTDLLIRSESLRSLLHRTSALLGRDELRRLADRQSGVGLPECHIRTFPIFGLQYKWYANRARSAEERTGNWLWGGRRFAELCARELDDATSAVYAFTSAAKETFIAARDRGVHCWLDHATAPRAFEVGLIQEEARRFPGWSSRAVDDRMTEGYLLRQREELDLAHRIVCGSTFAKRAIEAEGVASDRVLVVPLGVAGHLYQEYREQVTRPDTALRVLYVGGDGLRKGIAYLNQALDLINDSRVEAQAAGDLELSMLARKDLQRRMKLLGPVPRSEMPELFRWADVLVLPSISDTFGMVILEAMAAGLVVVATENTAAPDILRDGTDGFVVPIRSPQVIAERLMMLMQDRRRLAAMGREARARAAEFTVPRYGERLIRALGLGVEFVASPKVPVDQNPVDR comes from the coding sequence GTGACGTTGCTCCCTCTGAATCACAATTCCGGCGTATTGGTTACCCAACTGGGAGCCAGGCGGCACTATGCCGTCGCCAACGCGTTTCACAGTCACGGTTATCTGAAGAAGTTCTGCACCGATCTACTGATACGCTCGGAATCGCTCCGAAGCCTGTTGCACCGCACAAGTGCGCTGCTTGGACGCGACGAACTTCGTCGGTTGGCGGATCGCCAATCGGGTGTTGGGTTGCCGGAATGTCATATTCGAACCTTTCCGATTTTTGGTTTGCAGTACAAATGGTATGCGAACCGCGCCCGTAGCGCAGAAGAGCGGACCGGGAATTGGCTTTGGGGCGGACGACGCTTCGCCGAATTGTGCGCACGTGAGTTGGACGACGCAACCTCGGCCGTCTATGCATTCACCTCGGCGGCAAAGGAGACATTCATTGCAGCGCGTGATCGTGGGGTTCATTGCTGGCTTGACCATGCCACTGCCCCGCGTGCCTTCGAAGTTGGGTTGATTCAGGAGGAGGCCCGTAGGTTTCCCGGTTGGTCCAGCCGCGCCGTGGACGATCGCATGACCGAGGGCTATCTGTTGCGTCAGCGTGAAGAGCTTGACTTGGCGCACCGAATTGTTTGTGGGTCCACCTTTGCCAAGCGTGCGATCGAGGCAGAGGGCGTTGCGTCGGATCGCGTGCTGGTGGTGCCCCTAGGTGTAGCAGGACACTTGTATCAGGAGTATCGAGAACAGGTTACTCGGCCCGATACAGCACTTCGCGTACTCTATGTGGGTGGCGATGGTCTGCGGAAGGGAATCGCGTACCTCAACCAAGCACTTGATCTGATCAACGACTCCAGGGTGGAAGCCCAGGCCGCGGGTGACCTTGAATTGAGCATGCTTGCTCGCAAGGATCTGCAGCGGCGGATGAAATTGCTTGGACCAGTACCTCGCTCGGAAATGCCTGAGCTGTTTCGATGGGCGGACGTGCTCGTTCTGCCTTCGATCAGTGACACCTTCGGCATGGTGATACTCGAGGCGATGGCTGCGGGCTTGGTTGTTGTCGCGACCGAGAACACGGCCGCCCCCGACATCCTGCGCGACGGCACGGATGGTTTTGTCGTTCCAATTCGATCACCTCAGGTGATTGCCGAAAGACTGATGATGCTCATGCAAGACCGGCGGCGACTGGCTGCTATGGGACGCGAGGCTAGAGCGCGTGCGGCCGAGTTCACCGTTCCACGCTACGGTGAGCGCCTGATACGCGCGCTTGGTCTTGGCGTGGAATTTGTCGCCAGCCCGAAGGTACCTGTCGATCAAAACCCGGTAGATAGATGA
- a CDS encoding glycosyltransferase family 4 protein — MIIGQVAHIKIAAWTALSRSDPHVTGVGKHIVNMLSGLSRSPGIDLEWLVPVGAANLHESASQLGGLSTAVVPLGRPVQRTLANVIGWPTARRWSHSCDWVYCPRELWIPPGRARLAITVHDLWGLDQERPRWREKIKIRWLLGKALRRADLILAVSAFTADRINANFGHLQEKIRIVGNGASPAFNAQRGYERSLVDSGLGNSRYGISVGGLTFKKGGDHFLRMAARLSVRLPDFKLVLVGPVSAEFAAQSLPSNVIHVARGLSDEQLAGLVASAEFACSLSRYEGFGITLIEAMSVGTPVIASDIPAHREIAGDGAILVAAADADGICDSIERLASDREFHGRMRACGYRQAREHTWARSVDRLGQALREFSNR, encoded by the coding sequence GTGATCATCGGTCAGGTGGCTCATATTAAGATCGCTGCATGGACTGCGTTGTCGCGCTCGGACCCCCACGTTACCGGTGTTGGGAAACATATAGTCAATATGTTGTCCGGCCTCTCGCGGTCACCGGGAATCGATCTTGAATGGTTGGTGCCAGTCGGGGCCGCAAACTTGCACGAGTCTGCTTCGCAACTCGGCGGCTTGAGTACGGCTGTTGTGCCCTTGGGCAGGCCGGTGCAACGGACGCTTGCTAATGTAATCGGTTGGCCGACCGCGCGGCGATGGAGTCATTCGTGCGATTGGGTGTATTGCCCTCGCGAGCTTTGGATTCCGCCGGGGCGTGCAAGGCTTGCCATTACCGTGCATGATTTGTGGGGTCTCGATCAGGAACGCCCTCGCTGGCGAGAGAAAATCAAGATCCGTTGGCTGCTTGGAAAGGCGCTACGCAGGGCGGACCTGATACTTGCGGTCTCTGCGTTTACAGCCGATCGAATCAATGCGAACTTTGGACATCTGCAGGAGAAGATCAGGATTGTTGGGAATGGCGCGTCTCCAGCCTTCAATGCACAGAGGGGCTACGAGAGGTCCTTGGTTGACAGTGGTCTCGGAAATAGTCGGTACGGAATTTCGGTTGGTGGCTTGACATTCAAGAAGGGTGGGGATCACTTTTTGAGGATGGCGGCGCGTTTGTCTGTGCGCCTTCCGGATTTCAAGCTGGTCTTGGTTGGCCCGGTATCTGCCGAGTTTGCGGCGCAGTCTCTGCCATCCAACGTGATTCATGTCGCACGCGGCCTGTCAGATGAGCAACTGGCGGGGTTGGTGGCTTCGGCGGAGTTTGCATGTTCGTTGTCTCGATACGAAGGATTCGGCATTACTCTGATTGAGGCAATGTCAGTTGGTACCCCGGTGATCGCCAGTGATATCCCTGCGCACCGGGAGATTGCAGGAGACGGTGCCATTCTGGTGGCAGCTGCGGACGCTGATGGTATCTGCGATTCTATCGAACGTCTCGCGAGCGATCGCGAGTTTCATGGTCGCATGCGGGCTTGTGGCTATCGACAGGCTCGCGAACACACATGGGCGAGATCTGTCGATCGACTGGGTCAGGCACTCCGGGAATTTTCAAACAGGTGA
- a CDS encoding glycosyltransferase family 4 protein, which yields MYGGGQRVAIDIRDWSRRNGQPCNELIALGDSDPNMAHHADLVIQYDGRYNRPSSILAAAWRLRKKLDEFGWPRVLHSHGWDADCIVALARIGRSSRHCVHLHLMADWLKSGSVKSALKRWLTRRLFKRSGTRVIAVSRAVADHWQAELPLAGEYAPVPVLNGIDVARFGCNRGDQVRNGPVVLAVAARLAPKKGLEVLLMALARLSETRVDFVCRVAGSGPLLGSLQRRVAELALDARLQFCGHVEDMHGFYADADIYIQPSETEGLPLGLLEALASGLAAVATDVGGTREVLRDGIEGYLIRSGDPAALADALATLIGNKGLRLEMGLAARARVCAEFSLDCFGRRVQSVYRELTEPRDHRSGGSY from the coding sequence ATGTACGGAGGCGGGCAGCGAGTTGCAATTGACATTCGTGATTGGTCGAGGAGAAACGGTCAGCCGTGTAACGAGCTGATTGCACTTGGAGACTCGGATCCGAATATGGCGCACCACGCTGACCTGGTGATCCAGTACGACGGACGCTACAACCGTCCAAGTTCCATACTTGCCGCAGCGTGGCGCCTGCGCAAGAAACTGGATGAGTTCGGATGGCCGCGGGTGCTGCATAGCCACGGCTGGGATGCTGACTGCATTGTTGCACTGGCTCGTATCGGGAGATCGAGCCGTCACTGCGTCCATCTGCACTTGATGGCGGATTGGCTCAAATCAGGTTCGGTGAAGAGTGCGCTGAAACGCTGGTTGACGCGTCGCCTGTTCAAGCGTTCTGGCACTCGAGTCATCGCTGTGTCCCGGGCGGTTGCCGATCATTGGCAAGCTGAGTTACCGTTGGCGGGCGAATACGCGCCGGTGCCGGTGCTGAATGGTATCGACGTTGCTCGGTTTGGCTGCAATCGCGGCGACCAGGTGCGTAACGGCCCAGTGGTTTTGGCTGTCGCAGCAAGGCTTGCCCCCAAAAAGGGTCTGGAAGTGCTGTTGATGGCCCTCGCGAGATTGTCCGAGACCCGGGTCGATTTTGTGTGTCGTGTTGCGGGGAGCGGTCCGCTCTTGGGAAGCCTGCAAAGGCGAGTGGCTGAGTTGGCGCTGGATGCACGGCTGCAATTTTGCGGTCATGTCGAAGACATGCATGGCTTCTACGCGGATGCGGACATCTACATTCAACCGTCCGAGACCGAGGGATTGCCTCTTGGTCTCCTGGAGGCACTGGCTTCTGGACTTGCCGCAGTTGCGACGGATGTCGGCGGCACACGTGAAGTGCTGAGGGACGGGATCGAAGGATATCTGATCAGGAGCGGAGATCCAGCTGCACTGGCGGATGCACTTGCAACCTTGATTGGAAACAAAGGGCTCCGGTTGGAAATGGGGTTGGCAGCACGCGCTCGGGTCTGCGCCGAATTTTCACTGGATTGTTTCGGTAGGCGCGTTCAATCTGTATATCGGGAGCTCACGGAGCCTCGTGATCATCGGTCAGGTGGCTCATATTAA
- the galE gene encoding UDP-glucose 4-epimerase GalE codes for MLDVADLDGIGEVLRSGIDLVIHMAASISVPESVASPGRYYCNNVSNSLGLAEACIEAKIPAVLFSSTAAVYGEPRTALVDEDHPLNPINPYGCSKAMAERVLQDVLGAAGIRLGIMRYFNVAGADPAGRFGPPAVAVAPNLFNSVCAVLAGDRTEFTLYGDDYPTEDGTCVRDFVHICDLVDAHLKLIDHLALGGESVLLNFGYGRGVSVRTVVNAAESLSGRRLPVRLVARRPGDAACVISNPRRFRDKFGQLEAHGTVRQMLEDTLRWYLHRSRRTVSLSEG; via the coding sequence GTGCTCGATGTTGCTGATCTCGACGGCATAGGCGAAGTCCTTCGCAGTGGTATAGATCTGGTCATACACATGGCGGCAAGTATCTCCGTGCCAGAGTCGGTGGCATCTCCAGGGCGGTACTACTGCAACAACGTATCAAATTCACTTGGTTTGGCTGAGGCGTGTATCGAGGCCAAGATTCCGGCTGTACTATTTTCGTCGACGGCGGCGGTCTACGGAGAACCACGTACCGCCTTGGTTGATGAGGATCATCCATTGAACCCCATCAACCCATATGGCTGCTCGAAAGCGATGGCGGAACGGGTGCTCCAGGATGTGCTCGGCGCCGCGGGAATTCGGCTTGGCATTATGCGCTATTTCAATGTTGCTGGCGCCGACCCGGCCGGTCGCTTTGGTCCTCCTGCGGTGGCGGTTGCTCCAAACCTCTTCAACAGTGTTTGCGCGGTGCTTGCCGGCGACCGAACTGAATTCACGCTTTACGGTGATGATTATCCAACAGAGGATGGAACCTGTGTTCGCGACTTCGTCCATATTTGCGATCTGGTGGATGCGCACCTCAAGTTGATCGATCACCTGGCCTTGGGTGGTGAATCGGTCTTGCTCAATTTCGGTTATGGTCGAGGCGTATCGGTTCGCACGGTGGTCAATGCAGCTGAGTCCTTGTCCGGTCGTCGACTGCCCGTCCGCTTGGTCGCCAGGCGTCCCGGTGATGCTGCGTGTGTGATTTCTAATCCTCGACGTTTCCGGGACAAGTTTGGCCAGCTTGAGGCTCACGGTACCGTGCGACAAATGCTTGAGGACACACTGCGCTGGTACCTCCACCGGTCTCGCCGCACAGTTTCGCTCAGTGAGGGATGA
- a CDS encoding FkbM family methyltransferase, with translation MYDLVVSDYISQCVAFLGVFEPWLSRRVRSLGAAGDGKLLVDVGANMGYFTLIWLAANPGNRAVAFEPGGRNLQLLRKNLEQNSFAESCSVHAKACSNRTGIVSFDSGPDAQTGWGSIAVTDASRTTEVEAVTLDGQFDGSETIDLLKIDTEGADFLVLQGAEGLLRAKRVRNIYFEMNIPGLRALGSGPDDVLRFLDAVGYRYACVDAPGRPVSTWYAHPV, from the coding sequence ATGTATGACCTTGTCGTCAGCGATTATATAAGTCAGTGCGTTGCTTTCCTCGGAGTCTTCGAGCCGTGGCTGTCGCGTCGCGTGAGGTCACTGGGTGCCGCGGGAGATGGAAAGCTCCTCGTCGACGTCGGCGCAAACATGGGTTACTTCACTCTAATCTGGCTTGCCGCAAACCCCGGCAACCGTGCGGTTGCGTTTGAGCCGGGGGGGCGGAATCTGCAACTGCTGCGCAAGAATCTGGAGCAAAACTCGTTTGCAGAGAGCTGTTCAGTCCATGCGAAGGCTTGCAGCAACCGCACGGGAATAGTCAGTTTCGATTCCGGGCCGGACGCTCAGACCGGATGGGGCAGTATAGCGGTGACGGACGCTTCGCGAACAACAGAGGTTGAGGCAGTTACGCTCGACGGCCAGTTCGACGGTTCGGAGACGATTGATCTTCTCAAGATTGATACCGAGGGTGCCGACTTTCTTGTTCTTCAGGGAGCAGAGGGTTTGCTTCGGGCGAAGAGGGTTCGAAACATCTACTTCGAAATGAACATTCCTGGTCTGAGGGCCCTCGGTTCGGGCCCGGATGATGTGCTTCGATTCCTGGATGCGGTTGGGTACCGCTATGCATGTGTTGACGCGCCCGGGCGTCCCGTTTCGACCTGGTATGCGCATCCGGTCTGA
- the asnB gene encoding asparagine synthase (glutamine-hydrolyzing): MLNSAGLARPDDCVERALGSIAHRGPDGAGIWRRSGAGPAVLLGHRRLAIIDLTEAGAQPMVSRQGGQVIVFNGEIYNYRELRQELRGLGHRFESDSDTEVLLAAYAQWGEACVDHLNGMFAFAIWDEARRRLFAARDRFGEKPFYYSLSRSGESFAFASEMKALLSAGVVDFAIDDCALISYVNDEIIDGAVPALIKGICRLLAGQHLVAEWRNEQWVVSTDCYWGLNTARCDLSLGDASERFRDLLEDSVRLRLRADVPVGTSLSGGLDSSSIVCLINRLGAASGQRTFSARMSDPRLDEGRYIHAVLGAVKVEAHEVTPDAKEFQASFRALCWHMEEPFPATSMFAQYMVMKLARHSGTTVLLDGQGADELLGGYLEYYRVQMRWLLRQGRIAEFRDELKKFSELRGGRKSLEPRVFWRAFCLRVP, from the coding sequence GTGCTAAATTCGGCAGGTCTTGCGCGGCCGGACGACTGCGTTGAGCGGGCCTTAGGGTCGATCGCCCACCGTGGCCCGGATGGGGCAGGTATTTGGAGACGATCCGGTGCTGGTCCAGCGGTGTTGCTCGGTCACCGCCGACTCGCAATCATTGACTTGACTGAAGCGGGTGCGCAACCGATGGTTTCGCGGCAGGGCGGTCAAGTAATCGTGTTCAACGGCGAGATTTACAACTACCGGGAGTTACGTCAAGAGCTTCGTGGGCTTGGACATCGCTTCGAGTCCGATAGTGATACGGAAGTGTTGCTGGCGGCTTACGCTCAATGGGGCGAGGCATGCGTTGATCATTTGAACGGCATGTTTGCTTTCGCCATTTGGGACGAGGCTCGCAGGCGGCTCTTTGCGGCACGGGATCGCTTCGGCGAGAAACCATTCTACTATTCGCTAAGTCGATCCGGGGAGTCTTTTGCTTTTGCTTCAGAAATGAAGGCTCTCCTCTCGGCCGGCGTCGTGGATTTCGCCATTGATGATTGCGCGTTGATTTCGTACGTGAATGATGAAATCATCGACGGAGCGGTGCCTGCTCTGATCAAGGGCATCTGTCGTCTGCTTGCGGGCCAGCATCTGGTCGCTGAGTGGCGGAATGAGCAGTGGGTCGTATCGACAGACTGTTACTGGGGTTTGAATACGGCGAGGTGTGATCTAAGTCTCGGCGATGCTTCGGAGAGGTTTCGCGATTTGCTTGAAGACAGCGTTCGCCTTCGTCTGCGTGCGGACGTACCGGTTGGGACCAGCTTGTCCGGTGGCCTTGATTCAAGCTCCATCGTCTGTTTGATTAATAGACTCGGCGCGGCATCCGGCCAACGTACATTTTCCGCTCGGATGAGTGACCCCCGGCTTGACGAAGGTCGTTATATTCATGCGGTATTGGGCGCCGTGAAGGTTGAGGCGCACGAAGTAACGCCGGATGCCAAAGAGTTTCAGGCGAGTTTCCGCGCGTTGTGCTGGCACATGGAAGAACCGTTTCCAGCCACGAGCATGTTTGCGCAATACATGGTAATGAAACTGGCTCGTCACTCCGGGACAACTGTCCTCTTGGATGGTCAGGGTGCAGATGAACTCCTTGGCGGGTACCTGGAATATTACCGGGTACAAATGCGTTGGCTTCTGCGCCAAGGTCGAATCGCAGAGTTCCGCGATGAGCTTAAGAAGTTCTCGGAGTTGCGCGGGGGCAGAAAGTCCTTGGAACCAAGGGTATTTTGGCGTGCCTTTTGCCTCCGAGTGCCTTGA
- a CDS encoding glycosyltransferase, giving the protein MRSRENRVARIYESACEVIQKEQPKVIFCSVAPPSTALAGERLARDFGLPLVVDIRDPWSYGPRVPYRHLVDFFIERRIEQRVLSAAAYVITPTIASRQLIIEELGVPSEKTLVIPNGFSETNGMPNGEIEPGVFTLLHAGEIGVSRKGGLGFSRRIKNLLRMDYDPMERDFGTRSVNVALGALDLLFSRRPALRNKVRLRLLGADSAEIQEAVRQSNSADRVIAERRVSQDVANEYICRADALLLLQVSYWLEGRPFAPQFRPNFTAI; this is encoded by the coding sequence GTGCGCAGTCGCGAAAATCGAGTTGCGCGTATCTACGAGTCCGCTTGCGAAGTGATTCAGAAGGAGCAGCCTAAAGTCATTTTTTGTAGCGTCGCGCCGCCATCGACGGCTCTCGCGGGTGAGCGTCTGGCGCGCGACTTCGGATTGCCATTGGTGGTCGATATCCGTGATCCCTGGTCATATGGTCCGCGTGTTCCGTACCGTCATTTGGTCGATTTTTTCATTGAAAGGCGAATCGAGCAGCGGGTTCTTTCCGCTGCGGCATATGTGATTACTCCGACAATTGCTTCGCGGCAATTGATAATAGAAGAGTTAGGGGTTCCCAGCGAGAAGACACTGGTCATTCCGAACGGATTTAGTGAAACGAACGGCATGCCAAATGGGGAGATTGAGCCAGGTGTTTTCACGCTACTGCACGCAGGTGAGATCGGAGTCTCTCGAAAGGGTGGGCTAGGATTCTCTCGCAGGATAAAGAACCTGCTGCGAATGGACTACGATCCGATGGAGCGTGACTTTGGAACAAGATCAGTGAACGTAGCGCTTGGTGCGCTCGACTTGCTGTTCAGTCGCCGCCCGGCGCTTCGCAATAAGGTTCGTCTCCGACTTCTTGGCGCTGATAGCGCCGAAATTCAGGAAGCTGTTCGCCAATCCAATAGTGCGGACCGGGTAATTGCGGAAAGGCGTGTATCGCAGGATGTGGCGAATGAGTACATTTGCCGCGCAGATGCGTTGCTGCTGCTGCAGGTATCGTATTGGCTGGAAGGGCGGCCTTTTGCCCCGCAGTTCCGGCCAAACTTTACAGCTATCTAG
- a CDS encoding glycosyltransferase family 61 protein, with protein MGATIGMENPAPSCVSVGCSHLRFSNTKPHVLRRVVFWPATGLVALNRFSFVSESLLLPGGLRAVATVGGLERRNKVVEGERVSVAIGAGSDLISNHYHFLIDALPRLWHLAHMDLSDPPARLYLTSKHEKYEAVVRRLLPDGIDVRVVQPDTCVQSDRHLLLPQMSGSECGWLPERAIEFVRSRLLGDHAAPTQRVIYVSRRIARVRRILNEDELIFALEKIGVTCVIAETMTVDDQIELFAGARGIIGMHGAGLTNMLFARNARVLEIFSGTPRGHYACLARACKHDYSYIAGVGRSKNEDRRLSRSELEEVARFASRCFDSRIRES; from the coding sequence GTGGGCGCGACAATAGGGATGGAAAATCCAGCACCTTCTTGTGTTTCCGTGGGTTGCTCGCACCTCCGATTTTCTAATACAAAACCACATGTGCTCAGGCGGGTTGTGTTCTGGCCCGCGACCGGGCTGGTTGCGCTAAACCGCTTTTCGTTCGTATCAGAGTCACTATTGTTGCCGGGTGGCTTGCGTGCGGTGGCGACGGTTGGGGGATTGGAACGAAGAAACAAGGTAGTGGAAGGAGAACGGGTCTCGGTTGCAATTGGGGCCGGATCCGATCTGATATCCAACCACTATCACTTCTTGATTGATGCTCTACCACGACTTTGGCACTTGGCCCACATGGATCTATCTGATCCTCCTGCGCGCCTCTACCTAACGTCAAAGCATGAAAAGTATGAAGCGGTAGTGCGACGGCTTCTTCCTGATGGCATTGATGTTCGGGTGGTACAGCCTGATACGTGCGTGCAGTCTGACCGCCATTTGCTGCTACCTCAAATGTCAGGAAGTGAATGCGGCTGGCTACCAGAGCGTGCGATTGAATTTGTTAGGTCGCGCCTGCTAGGTGACCATGCAGCACCTACGCAACGCGTCATATACGTCAGTCGGCGAATCGCTCGAGTGAGAAGGATCCTGAATGAAGACGAGCTGATATTCGCGCTTGAGAAGATTGGTGTTACGTGTGTCATCGCTGAGACAATGACCGTCGATGACCAGATTGAGCTGTTTGCCGGCGCGCGTGGAATTATTGGAATGCACGGTGCAGGCCTGACAAACATGTTGTTTGCTAGGAATGCAAGAGTGCTTGAGATATTTTCTGGAACTCCAAGAGGGCATTATGCTTGTCTGGCACGGGCCTGCAAACATGATTATTCTTATATTGCTGGAGTTGGTAGAAGCAAGAATGAGGACCGTCGACTGAGTAGGTCCGAACTCGAAGAGGTCGCCCGTTTTGCTTCGCGCTGTTTTGACTCGCGGATCCGCGAATCATGA
- a CDS encoding N-acetylneuraminate synthase family protein codes for MNVQIGESAKPSNSGPFVGKHGPLLIAEIGGNHEGNFETALKLTDLAIESGADYVKFQLYRGDSLVSPFESPDRNAHFKRFELTREQHIALAERCRSSHVGYMASVWDLEMLEWIDPYLDIYKIGSGDLTAFPIIRQFALRGKPIIMSTGLSELTEVLESVGEIQKANEAYRRPDMLALLQCTSMYPIELGDANLAVMDTLRHATGLSVGYSDHTVGAFALLIAAARGADVLEFHFTDSREGKIFRDHAVSLTCNEVLQLIESLKSLKVVMGDGVKRPLRSEVDTGHVTSFRRAVYSRRRLAKGEVPSSDDLLLLRPNHGVDAREYDDIQGIAVAENIEAFQALKLV; via the coding sequence ATGAACGTTCAAATTGGTGAATCGGCCAAGCCCTCTAATTCTGGCCCCTTCGTCGGCAAGCACGGACCACTGCTGATTGCCGAGATTGGTGGAAATCACGAAGGGAACTTCGAGACTGCACTCAAGTTGACCGATCTCGCGATTGAATCGGGCGCTGATTATGTGAAGTTCCAGTTGTACCGGGGCGATTCGTTGGTTAGTCCGTTCGAATCACCGGATAGAAACGCACACTTCAAGAGGTTTGAACTCACTCGCGAGCAGCACATCGCACTCGCTGAGCGTTGCCGGTCAAGCCATGTGGGATACATGGCATCCGTATGGGATCTTGAGATGCTGGAATGGATTGACCCGTATCTTGATATTTACAAGATTGGATCTGGCGATCTTACGGCGTTCCCCATCATTCGGCAATTTGCCTTGCGCGGAAAGCCGATTATCATGTCTACGGGCCTGTCCGAACTCACCGAGGTTCTCGAATCAGTCGGGGAAATACAGAAAGCTAACGAGGCATACCGTCGTCCCGATATGCTTGCTCTGCTTCAATGCACCTCAATGTACCCTATTGAACTCGGTGACGCGAATTTGGCAGTTATGGATACACTGAGACACGCCACAGGACTGTCAGTGGGTTATTCAGATCACACTGTAGGTGCGTTCGCCCTGCTGATCGCGGCCGCGCGTGGTGCTGACGTCTTGGAGTTTCATTTCACCGACAGTCGGGAGGGGAAAATCTTTCGCGATCATGCGGTGTCACTCACTTGCAATGAAGTTTTGCAGTTAATCGAGTCTCTAAAGTCACTTAAGGTGGTGATGGGCGACGGCGTGAAGCGACCGCTTCGAAGTGAAGTGGATACTGGCCATGTAACGAGTTTTCGACGTGCAGTATATTCGCGACGAAGGCTCGCCAAGGGTGAGGTTCCGTCGAGCGATGACCTTCTGTTGCTGCGACCAAATCACGGTGTTGATGCTCGGGAATATGATGATATTCAAGGAATTGCGGTTGCCGAAAATATCGAGGCGTTTCAGGCTCTGAAACTTGTATAG
- a CDS encoding glycosyltransferase → MRSPRVTVYVTCRNYGKYLRECLNSVVSQAFTDWELIVFNEASTDDTGNILAEYAAILGSKMSVRTNQAAMGLRWCANHALDMGRGEFIMRLDADDYLDESALLVMVAYLDSHREVGLVFPNWTFVGESGEFLGIERRKAIGRETHALDLPAHGACTMVRMRVLKTIGGYDPEFSAQDGHELWMKALHRFKVANIQTPLFFYRQHSNSMSRDEELLLSARRKIKRALIDQRQGATRPKILGVIPAKNTYARMQNVVLRPLGQVPLLAHSLNAALDSGVFDRIVVSTDDEEVIGYCQSRTGVDVMLRKPELSGGRVKLSEVVFDCVSRFEFEGNWYPDIVVILSVHTPLRRDSHIREVVDTLLIYDVDQVISTYEDMDLHFKHGMNGLETINPGVLESLRYEREALYVYNGAVHGFWREFLRKDSLYHGRIGHIQMSRRESIQIKSDEDFELVGRLLEGTL, encoded by the coding sequence ATGAGGTCGCCTCGGGTTACGGTTTACGTTACCTGCCGAAATTATGGCAAGTATCTGCGCGAATGTCTCAATAGTGTAGTCAGTCAAGCTTTCACTGATTGGGAACTCATTGTATTTAACGAGGCATCGACCGACGATACCGGGAATATACTGGCAGAGTATGCCGCTATTCTCGGTTCGAAAATGAGCGTGAGAACGAACCAAGCCGCGATGGGTTTGCGCTGGTGTGCAAACCACGCGCTCGACATGGGTCGCGGCGAGTTCATTATGAGACTTGACGCCGACGATTATCTTGACGAGAGCGCGCTTCTTGTAATGGTTGCCTATTTGGATTCTCACCGTGAGGTCGGACTGGTCTTTCCAAATTGGACTTTTGTTGGAGAGAGCGGCGAGTTCCTGGGAATTGAACGGCGTAAGGCAATAGGTCGCGAAACCCATGCACTCGACCTTCCGGCGCACGGCGCCTGCACGATGGTCCGCATGCGTGTTCTGAAAACAATTGGGGGGTATGATCCGGAATTCAGTGCTCAAGATGGGCATGAACTCTGGATGAAGGCGCTGCATAGATTTAAGGTGGCCAACATCCAAACTCCCCTCTTTTTTTATCGACAGCACTCGAACTCAATGTCAAGGGATGAGGAGTTGCTGCTATCTGCTCGTCGAAAGATAAAGCGCGCACTTATCGACCAGCGACAGGGAGCGACGCGCCCAAAGATCCTTGGTGTGATTCCAGCGAAAAACACTTATGCTCGAATGCAGAATGTCGTGTTGCGGCCACTGGGTCAAGTTCCACTACTCGCGCACAGCCTGAATGCCGCACTTGATTCTGGTGTATTTGACAGGATAGTTGTATCTACAGATGACGAGGAAGTTATTGGCTACTGTCAATCTAGGACTGGCGTGGACGTAATGCTGCGAAAGCCGGAATTGTCGGGGGGGCGGGTTAAGCTGTCCGAAGTTGTGTTTGATTGCGTGAGCAGGTTCGAGTTCGAAGGAAACTGGTATCCCGATATCGTTGTTATATTAAGTGTGCACACTCCCTTGCGCCGTGACAGCCACATCCGGGAAGTCGTAGATACGCTCCTTATTTATGACGTGGATCAGGTCATAAGTACCTATGAAGATATGGACTTGCATTTTAAACACGGGATGAATGGATTGGAGACGATCAACCCGGGCGTACTCGAGTCGCTCCGTTATGAGCGCGAAGCCTTGTATGTTTACAACGGCGCCGTACACGGATTCTGGAGAGAGTTCCTGAGAAAGGACAGCCTGTATCACGGACGTATTGGCCACATTCAAATGAGCCGGCGGGAAAGTATCCAGATAAAGTCCGATGAGGATTTTGAACTCGTTGGAAGACTACTCGAGGGGACGCTATGA